The genomic region CTTGGAGTCGTAACGTTTCCAAGCCTTCAGGGGAtgaacatcatcatcttcactaCCATCGCTCTCCAAGTCCGAGtcagactcagactcagaaGGGATGTCTCTGGCTTGAAGCCGGCGCCCAGAACTCCCCGAGTTCGCGGCAGATCCTTCGGCCAACTCGGCTCCTCGACGAGTCACAGGAAGCGGAAATGGAGTGATGAACTGGACGGTTGTCTTTCGAAGAATGTCGGGCCGCTTCTGGGGAGTGGGTTTCTCCCGCTGGTTGATGTTGGGAGTCAAGCACGATAACGTGAACAGGACAGTTACATACCTTGACTCGGGCCGCCTCTGCTTCCTTCGCCGCCTCCGCTGCATCTTGAAACTTCTGCGAATCATCCTCTAGCTCCTTATCGAAATCAGTGTGCTTGTGGTGATGGCACAGAAGGAGTCTCACAGCCTCTTCTAGGCGTGGATGGTCAGCCCGCTGCTCCAAGGGAACACTGTTCAACCGCATCATGAGGTGCTCATGCTCCCTCACTTTGGCGACACCGATGACCATGTTACAGGGGTGACCTTGTGGCCTTGCGAAGCCAATAAATTTAACTCATTCCCGATAGCTATGTGGAAACACAGTTTTCGAGTCCAGAATTTGATCCGACGCAGTGGCCATGACGGCGTCCAAGAGACAGATAGGGGCTGCGATGAACGATCGATAGGTAAGATGACCAATGAAGATATAGCGTTGGTCCAGACAATATTATTAGTGATTGGCTATTGCTCAGCAGCAAGATGATATCTAGTGACCAGGAGACTCAGGGGCATACCATTCAACTTATACCGGGGACTCAATACACTAAAGCAGAAATGTTCTTTGAGACTCTGATATCAGTCATCCATTCACTTCAAACAGCATGCTTCCGGCTTCCATGACATGGTTCAGCCATGTCGTTGAATGAACAAAGACCCTGCATCCTCATGTCTATTTTAGAGTCCGCAGCTAACATGTCCACAAAGTGATATCTGATGGAGCTTGTCTTACAAGAAACGCGAAGTCGACGGAGCCTTGGCTTGTCTTCACTAGAAATACTGTAACTAATTAAGATCTACCAATAGAACGACTCATGGAAATGGAATTCATTGCTCAGATCAGACGGTGCTCTCCCCGACGGCAAGCTGCAGGCACTTTACCATATTCCCGATTGTCACATTCATGCATGGTAGGGGTGTTGTGACCTCCACAAAGCAAACATTTCACTGAGACGTTTGTCCAATCGACTTGTCCACAGTCATGAAATGAACAAGTGGCATTAGAATGATGGTATCCTGCAGTGTCAGCGTGTCCAACATCTAAGTGTCTACCGCGTGTATATGCAGCTTGCCCCGTATTCAAGCTACAAAAGATGAAAGGGTCCATTTGCCAGGTCTTTCCAACCTGAGAAACAGTACTGAAGCCAATACTTTGCTACATTCATTGATAATAAGCTCATCTTGGACAAACTGGCTCGCATGCCGGCGGTGAGAATCGGCCACTCTTTGAGACTGAAAATTTACGCGGGAAGTTGCAGGCTATTGGGCGGTGAATGGAATTAAAATGTTTTTTGTCCTTCGCGTTCTAAAATGTGGAAGCCTTGGCACTTCACAGAGGAGATAGTGATCAATGAGTGGGCAGTTGTTTCTCGTAAGGTAGCTTGATGTCGTTGCAAGAGGCTCATGTCACTGATAAGAATGATACCCCACCTGCTCACCCCACCTTTCCATACCCCACTTCCCGTCCCCAGCAGGGATCCGGAGTAGTAATTAGTCCGCCCTGCACTCTATTCACGGAGCTGAAGGTAACCTTAGACAAAGCGTCGCATAGCATTCAGAGTATCGTATCTCTAACCCGCCAAGGCTCGTCCAATCCGTACTCACGACACCTTCACCATGGCACCTGTCGATCGCGTAGACCACAATGCCCTTGAGCGTAGGTATCATGATATTCCGAATCGTCAACGTGCGTTAACCCCCTCGTAGAACAGCTCAAGGACATCATCCAAGATCTATACCAAATAATGGTACAAGTCTCAACTTACGACTCTGTCGGCCGATCCAGTAGAGAAGTTCTCATCAACGAAATGTAACATCTCTTCTCACTCTCCCCTTTGAAACCCCAACTAAGAATATACAGCAAAACCCTCTCCGACTCCCTTCGCACTGTTCACTCCTCCGCCTCTCCCCCAAACAACTTGCCTTCAGTGCCCCCAGAACTTGTCGAGTATGTCGAGCACGGCCGTAACCCAGATATTTACACCCGAGAATTCGTTGAGCTCGTGCGTCGAGGGAACCAGCTTATGCGCGGCAAACTCAACGCCTTTGGAACCTTTCGCGACATCTTGGCGGAGAACATCACCACGGCCATGCCCGAGTTGCGCGACGATGTGGCCCAGGTCGTCGAGGCCACTGGAGGCGTGCCACCCGGAAGGAGAAATGGTGAGCAGCCGCAACAGAATGGCAATGCTACCAACCATGCCTCGTCGTCTGCTGCTTGAGAGGTTGGCAAAATTGGATGACCATGATCATTCACCATGTTGCTCAGGCTACGAGCATGTTTATTTCAAGCGGTTGCGGTTACGGCACCGCGGATTCTATGATACCCCAAGCGAGCGTAATGCCGCGCAACTTAATGCAATATTTCTGGTGCCAGCAGCGTTAAATGCCGTGATTCAATATTTGTCGTCGACAGCTGCCATGAGGAGTTCATATCAACATTGACAAGCAAGTTCACACAATGACAAGAATCATTAGCATTGAGATCTTGATAAATGCGTGGCATGAGCAGAACTTTTGCGGACAACCATCTATTATGCCAAGATGTGACATTATATGCGTGAAACACCCCAGGAACCGATCTAAAGGGTCCGCGTCCATCCCAGGCCTTCAAACCCAAATAACAAGCAACTCGCTAACCTCTAGCATTGCTCTGCATTCATTGATGTCTATCCCTAAAATAAACGCCCCAATGGTATGTTGTGTGGCATAGGATGAGTGAAAAGCGCCCAGTATAAGTGCTAGC from Fusarium oxysporum Fo47 chromosome III, complete sequence harbors:
- a CDS encoding mediator complex subunit NUT2; this encodes MAPVDRVDHNALEQQLKDIIQDLYQIMVQVSTYDSVGRSSREVLINEIKTLSDSLRTVHSSASPPNNLPSVPPELVEYVEHGRNPDIYTREFVELVRRGNQLMRGKLNAFGTFRDILAENITTAMPELRDDVAQVVEATGGVPPGRRNGEQPQQNGNATNHASSSAA